In Myxocyprinus asiaticus isolate MX2 ecotype Aquarium Trade chromosome 8, UBuf_Myxa_2, whole genome shotgun sequence, a single genomic region encodes these proteins:
- the LOC127445028 gene encoding uncharacterized protein LOC127445028 has translation MDEALAVHLCPQSAATWHGCPKLPSRACRFTSSLTARAYSAAGQAASTLHAMAVLQVHQAKGLKELQEGSSDPGLMQELRSATDLALRVTKITARTLGQVMSTLVVQERHLWLNLIEMREADKAWFLDAPISQVGLFGDTVEDFAQQFLAVKQQTEAIQHILPQCGSRPRTPSARFQGHPPAATTSALPQPAPVARPRCGAQRRKQTPPSHGRPPRTRGRLRSAPETGDPGARRPASPELVSRPFHPLVEGREENLLFCFHFISPHVQETAVPKNTTKEQFSCSLGHMFGVHGSRHDHRPPSHLCRYGAPAAVPPPLCAQLWHKHAHTGLGPVDYGDETPPPSSANFMVGGRSQVSALMSLNSARPRGSNSLDMAPRAPPRGSTHRYVRRVHSLGPPHPEFGRRGG, from the coding sequence atggatgaggcgctcgcagtgcacctgtgtccgcagagcgccgccacctggcatgggtgcccaaaactcccgtccagggcctgtaggtttacgtcatccctgacagctagagcctacagtgccgctggacaagccgcctctaccctgcatgccatggctgtcctgcaagtacaccaagccaaggggctaaaagaactgcaagagggtagttctgacccgggattgatgcaggagctgcgttcagcgaccgacctcgctctccgggtgactaAGATCACGgcacggactctcgggcaggtgatgtccaccctggtggtccaggagcgccacctttggctcaacttgattGAGATGcgtgaggctgacaaggcatggtttcttgacgcccccatctcccaggttggcctattcggcgacaccgtcgaggactttgcccagcagttcttggcggtgaagcagcagacggaggccatacagcacatcctgccccagtgcggctcaagaccccgcaccccatctgctcgtttccaagggcatcctcctgcagctacAACATCGGCtttgccgcagcccgcccccgtggcccggccacgatgtggagcccagcgcaggaagcagacgccaccgtctcacggccggccaccaagaacccgaggaaggcttcgaagcgcccctgagacgggcgacccaggggcaagaagacccgcttctccggagctggtgagcagaccattccatcccctggtggagggccgggaggagaatcttttgttttgttttcatttcatttcgccacatgtccaagagactgcggtacccaaaaatacgacaaaagagcagttttcttgttccctgggtcacatgttcggtgtgcacggcagtcgtcacgaccaccgtccaccgtcccatctttgcaggtatggcgccccagcggcggtccccccgcccctgtgtgcccagctgtggcacaaacacgcccacacgggattgggtccggtggactatggggacgagactcctcccccctcctcggccaattttatggtgggtggcaggagccaggtaagtgctttgatgtccctgaactcagcacggccacggggctcgaattcCCTCGATATGGCACCTCGAGCCCCGCCGCGAGGCTCCACccaccggtatgtccgacgtgttcattcccttggtccccctcacccggagtttggacgccgCGGTGGCTGA